A window of Flammeovirga kamogawensis genomic DNA:
TTTTCTAATTGGTTGGGCATTTCTCCATAATTGAAGAACCCCTTCAGCATCTGAAGTCCAAACACCTTGGTCTGTAGGTAAAATTCTTAGGAATGAATTACCTGTAGACCCCACTTTTTCTTTATTCTTTAAAGTAAATTGATCTAGAGAATTTAGACCTCCAAAGTATAAGTTATCACCATCTGTAAAATAAAGGTCATCTCCTTTACCATTAATGTGCTGTATATATGAGCTTGTAATACTTGTAGCGAAAGAACTAAACGGGAGCTTTTGAAAAAGTGATATTCCATTATCTCTTGCAACCCATAAATCTAAATCATCATAAAGCATTGAACTACCGTTGTAAACACCAATTTCGGGAGCTCTTTGAATACTAAAACCTTCATATGTTGATTCTAAACGGTACATGCCTGAAACCCATCCTGTAACAAAGTAAGAATCTGTACCTACTTCTTGAATGAATGAAGCATCGAATCTTCTACCAATTTGTTTTCTTGTGACTTTATTACCATTAATAGATACATAAGAAACTCCTTTTTTAGAATCTGCGACTAAAAATGAAGATTTATTATACCAAACGGCATGCTGAATTTCTGATAAACCAAATTTTTTCGAAACTAACTCAAATGAATTGAGTGCTTCTTCATAACGATAAACAGCTCCTGAATGATGGAATGCATAAATTACTCCATCGGCATCTTCAACCATTGTAAAAGATCTACTTTCACTTTCGGCATTAAGCGTAAAATCATTAAAAATAGTTTCGAACTTACCATTTTTCTGAAGTTGGAAAATTTGGTAATTATCTGCAGCCCAAAGTCTGCTTTTACGGTCTTCAAAAAGTAATTTACCGTAATTAAGTTTTCCTACTGTATTTTCTGTAGTACTAGATGTAAGTATCGTTTTAAACGATACCTGATCTGGCTTACTAAAAATTCTTACAACTTCTTTGTCAGTAATGGCATATAGAGAACCATCCTTTCTTCTAAGAATTTGCTTTATGTAATTACTAGTTATTTTTTTATCAGTATAGTCAATAAAATTACTTCCATTGTAACGAATTAGGCCATCATCGCTACCGAGCCATAAATAACCAATCGAATCTTTGGCAATACTTTTTACATATCCTGCTTTAAGCCCATTATCTTTAGAATAATGAGTACCTAAAATACTTTGTGAATAACTCTGAGAGCCAATAAGTAGAAATAGAGATGTAATTAATAATCTAGTATAAAAAAAATTAGCTTGTACGTTCTTTATCATAACATGCAGTAAATAATACCTTTACCTTAGTAAGAGTCTTAGAATAGTAATTAAAAAATAAGACCATGTAATTAGTTGTATATTACTGTTTTTTATTAAAATAATCAAACTATTAACACTTTACTTAAGGTGATTTGTAGTAAAATACAATTATCAAAATACCTCAGTCTACTAATAATACAATTACGAAATTATTAGTAGTTAATGTTATTCGACTAAACATAAAATCCAGAAATTAAAAGTCTTCAAAAGTTATAACGTTGTTATTGTCTAATATAGTGTAAGTTGACGCTATCTTTAAAGTTAATTTTTACATGGCGGTTACCACTAATTTTAGAAAGTATAGGAGCAAGGTATAGTTTTGCATTCTCTTTTGCTTTTGCTTCAAGTTGCATTTCTTGCCCTGTTTTACGTAGTTTTTTTTCTGCTTCTATATACAGTTTGTTCATTGCGTCAGGGCTTGCATAATCAGAAGAATAAATTTTTACTTCTTTAGGGTTTACACGTCCATCTATATGCAAGTTTGGTAAATCTATTATTACTGTTGAATCAGCAATACGGATATCACTTTGTTTGATCTCGTTTAAGTTGATATAAGCAACGATTTCCCCACCAATTACAGCAAGAATTTTAGATTTAAAGTATTCACTAGCAATAGGAATATCTTCTAAATATTCATTTTCTTCAGAGTATTCAGCAACATCTCTTACCCTAGCTTTATATAGTTCTAAACGACCCAATCCTTCTAATTCCTCAACAATTAACTGTTGGTCATTAGTAGAGTCGCTATAATTTTCTTCAAACAAATCCCACATTATATAAGATGCCATAAGTATGGCTAAAAATGTCAGAATTGATGTATGCAGTTTCGAGGACATATTGTTTCCTTTAGCGAGTTAGTATTACTTATCAAAAATAGGTTTGATAATCCGAATTCACCAATAACCAATTGATTGACTTACAATTATTTGAATAATTTGTTTTAGTTAACTAAGAATACAATGATTTTTAAGTCAAATTAACATAAATGCTAAAACTTTTAATTTCATCGTTTATTTCACTTCTTTTTAAAAGATCAATTTGTAGGTATGTAGAAATATGCTACTTTTGATAATTTCATATTAACCAAATTGTAGGTTTAAAAAGTAATTGTGATCCGATGAAAGTATCAACTTCTGAACCATTTAAGTTAGTCTATTCTCTATTTGAGCATCAATTTCTTGGGTATTTATTCGAGTCTTTTGTTGTGCAGTTAAATAGTGAAAATAAACTTACACTTTTACATCAGAATATTTCGTCAAGAAATGCACATGAGTTTAGCAGTAAGCTAGATGATGTTGATTATGAATTAATTCATTTAATGGATGATATTCAGCCGGAGTCTATTGCTCATAGATTTGGAAATAAGAAACGTCAGAAACCAAACATGTTCTTTCTTACCGTTTTTGATGAAAAGAAAGGTGATAAATTACTACAAGAACGCATTATTGATTTTGTAGAGGAACACCGCGTTAAGATCTTGAATAAGCTGCAAAATAAGATGGTGTTTGAGATGGGTAAAGATGGTAACCCAACTTATAAAACAATACGAGTGCAGAAAAATAAAGCAGATATAGTTTTTAGATTTTGGAGAAACGAAGATCATACAAACTATCGTCCTTTTATGTATTATGATAGTGAAAAGGTAGAGTTTCAATATAAAAATGCTGTAATTCTTTCTAACAAACCTGCATGGTTACTCTTAGAAGGTAAACTATATACATTTAAAGGAGAGGTTGATGGAAAAAAAATAAAACCATTCTTGTTTAAAAATTTTATTGCCGTTCCTAAAAAAATGGAGGCAAGTTATTATGAAAAATTCATTTCTCATTTAATAGAAGATTATCAAGTAAAGGCTTCTGGCTTCGATATAATTACAAAAGAAGATAAACCTTCAGCGTCTATTTTATTAAAAGAAATAAAAGGACAAGAGGGACTATTTGATAAAGATGATGCCCCTTCTTTTGCTAGTGAAGTAGAATTAAGATTAATGTTTCATTATAATGGGGACACTGTCGATGCTTCTACAATTGGGAAAAGAAGCCAGGTAACACTAGAACATATTGAAGAAAACGATGATTTTATTTTTACAAAAACAAGAAGAGATCAGAGATTTGAAAAAGATATTCGTAATCAAGTAATTGATTTAGATCTTGATATTACTAAAAAAGGGTATGTTGTTTTACCTAAAAACGATGCCTTCTCATGGATATCAACAAACTCGGATAAACTGAGTGAACTAAATGTTGAAATTACTCAAGGAGAAGATTTAGATAAGGTATACTTTATTGGTCAATCAACAATTAATTTAGAAGTTTCTGAAGATAGAGATTGGTTTGATATAAAAACAAAAGTTGTTTTTGGTGAGTTTGAAATTCCGTTTATAAAAATCAGAAAGTTAATTGTTTCTGGTAGACATGAATTTGAATTACCAAACGGAGAAATTGCTGTAATACCAAATGTTTGGTTTACCCAATATCAAGAATTATTTTATTTCTTAGACAATGATAGTGAAACACCTCGATTACATAAACATCACCTTGCATTAGTACAAGAATTACA
This region includes:
- a CDS encoding DUF4230 domain-containing protein; translation: MASYIMWDLFEENYSDSTNDQQLIVEELEGLGRLELYKARVRDVAEYSEENEYLEDIPIASEYFKSKILAVIGGEIVAYINLNEIKQSDIRIADSTVIIDLPNLHIDGRVNPKEVKIYSSDYASPDAMNKLYIEAEKKLRKTGQEMQLEAKAKENAKLYLAPILSKISGNRHVKINFKDSVNLHYIRQ